From a region of the Prosthecobacter debontii genome:
- a CDS encoding aminotransferase class IV, whose translation MDKPTFLWLNGRLWNAQEASISPFDHGLLVGDGVFETLVVREGRPVGVKPHYERLVRSCQTIGLACITEAEFRQGIQAVLEANGLTDARVRVTLTSGDGPLGSDRGQGLGTVMAVATALKPWPPAEEVWIVPWVRNSRSALAGVKSLSYGENVRCLLHAKNLGSGEALLLNERDELCEGTGSNVFIVSEGRLMTPPLSSGCLAGTTRAWVLQACEVAGIECLQCDIPAAWLEGCAEAFLTSSTRDVHPISRLNGKPLTAPGPLTRRVQQAYAEFVERETA comes from the coding sequence ATGGATAAGCCCACATTTCTCTGGCTGAATGGACGTTTATGGAACGCTCAGGAGGCTTCGATCTCGCCCTTCGATCACGGGCTGTTGGTTGGCGATGGTGTCTTTGAGACTTTGGTGGTTCGTGAGGGACGTCCTGTAGGCGTGAAACCTCACTATGAAAGGTTGGTGCGCTCTTGTCAGACTATTGGTTTGGCTTGCATCACGGAGGCTGAATTTCGACAGGGCATCCAGGCGGTTCTAGAAGCCAATGGGCTGACTGATGCCCGAGTCCGGGTGACCTTGACGAGTGGTGACGGCCCCTTGGGCTCGGATCGAGGTCAAGGCTTGGGCACGGTCATGGCGGTGGCGACAGCGCTTAAACCATGGCCACCTGCGGAGGAGGTCTGGATCGTGCCGTGGGTGAGAAATTCTCGCAGTGCCTTAGCTGGGGTGAAGAGCCTGTCTTATGGGGAAAACGTGCGCTGTCTGTTGCATGCCAAGAACTTGGGATCTGGCGAAGCTCTCTTGTTGAATGAACGTGATGAGCTGTGCGAGGGCACAGGATCGAATGTTTTTATCGTCTCTGAGGGGCGTTTGATGACACCGCCCTTGTCCTCGGGCTGCTTGGCTGGCACCACCCGTGCTTGGGTCTTACAGGCCTGTGAGGTAGCTGGCATTGAATGTCTGCAGTGTGATATCCCTGCTGCTTGGCTTGAAGGCTGTGCTGAGGCATTTTTAACATCCTCGACACGGGATGTGCATCCCATCTCGCGATTGAACGGGAAGCCCTTAACTGCGCCGGGGCCACTGACACGGCGAGTGCAGCAAGCCTATGCCGAATTTGTGGAACGGGAGACCGCTTAA
- a CDS encoding nitrilase-related carbon-nitrogen hydrolase, translating to MIVDLLTFDPGFHAASPTAYADEVIRLISDSWESGADLTVLPEFTWMGLEPLIKDETKQRDVHAVISDLFWQTLLPRISSRLVTEEKAVVMGTVPFEEAASGLIHNRAPILVNGKLLHQDKLHLTPWERAFSPGKTLHLWHFHGFKIAVIICLDIEIPEISSCLRGQEVDLIICPSATETILGVERVDRCASARAVELGCHVVVTHLTGKAHSELIDENIGRLAHYAPSQASFRKAPRWTETDVFDHGVHQLRIELDTKPLEIMRRMTVETNPSHLGKESAGQFSIFQIES from the coding sequence ATGATTGTCGATCTTTTAACCTTTGATCCAGGTTTTCACGCCGCTTCACCCACGGCTTATGCCGATGAAGTGATTCGTCTGATTTCTGATTCCTGGGAAAGCGGAGCCGATTTGACGGTGCTACCAGAGTTCACCTGGATGGGCCTCGAGCCTCTGATCAAAGATGAGACCAAACAGCGTGATGTACATGCGGTGATCTCAGACCTCTTTTGGCAAACGCTGCTACCGAGAATCAGCAGCCGTTTAGTCACTGAAGAGAAAGCCGTTGTGATGGGGACCGTGCCCTTTGAGGAAGCCGCGTCAGGACTCATTCACAACCGAGCGCCCATCCTTGTAAACGGCAAACTGTTGCATCAAGACAAACTGCATCTCACGCCTTGGGAGAGGGCCTTTAGCCCTGGTAAAACCCTCCATTTGTGGCACTTCCACGGGTTCAAGATCGCTGTGATCATCTGCCTGGACATCGAGATTCCTGAGATCTCTTCCTGTCTGCGTGGGCAGGAAGTGGACCTGATCATTTGCCCCAGCGCCACGGAAACCATCCTGGGCGTCGAGCGTGTCGATCGCTGCGCGTCGGCACGTGCCGTCGAACTCGGCTGTCATGTGGTCGTGACGCACCTCACCGGTAAGGCACACTCTGAATTGATCGACGAAAACATCGGACGGCTTGCGCATTACGCCCCTTCTCAGGCCTCCTTCCGGAAAGCTCCTCGTTGGACTGAAACCGACGTTTTCGACCACGGTGTTCATCAGCTGCGCATTGAACTCGACACTAAACCATTGGAGATCATGCGCCGCATGACCGTCGAAACAAATCCGTCCCATCTTGGCAAAGAATCGGCTGGTCAATTCTCCATTTTTCAGATCGAATCTTAA
- a CDS encoding GNAT family N-acetyltransferase: MLRLQNFQGQEIEPYLDALGALRITVFRDFPYLYDGNLDYERDYLKVYMECPRSMAVLAFHGDAVVGASTCMPMEDEGPEFQEPFRRNDHDLSKICYLGESILLSQYRGRGVGKKFFIEREKHAQSLGMRMTTFCAVNRPLDHSLRPANYQSLDSFWQSRGYVKQPDMQATFHWKDVNEEHESAKTLTFWTKTLA, from the coding sequence ATGCTGCGTCTTCAAAACTTCCAGGGCCAGGAGATTGAACCCTATCTGGATGCACTTGGGGCTCTCCGAATCACCGTGTTTCGGGACTTCCCGTATCTGTATGATGGGAATCTGGATTATGAGCGGGATTATTTGAAGGTTTACATGGAGTGCCCTCGCAGTATGGCGGTGTTGGCTTTCCATGGTGACGCCGTCGTGGGTGCTTCCACCTGCATGCCCATGGAGGACGAGGGGCCCGAATTTCAAGAACCGTTTCGCCGAAATGACCATGACCTCTCGAAGATTTGCTACTTGGGAGAATCAATCCTGCTATCGCAATACCGAGGTCGGGGCGTGGGCAAAAAATTCTTCATCGAGCGGGAAAAACATGCTCAATCTTTGGGCATGCGCATGACCACCTTCTGTGCGGTGAATCGGCCTTTGGATCACTCTCTACGTCCAGCGAATTACCAATCGCTCGACAGTTTCTGGCAATCGCGTGGCTACGTGAAACAGCCAGACATGCAGGCGACCTTTCATTGGAAAGATGTGAATGAAGAGCACGAATCCGCAAAAACACTGACTTTCTGGACGAAGACCTTGGCTTAA